AGCCATTTGATAACCCATGAGCGTCTGGGAGTTTTCCTTGCCAAATCGGGCAGGAGTTTCATGGAGCATGCACGGATAGATCGGAGCTAATCCTAAACCGACGATCATGAAACCCACCAGGGAAAAACCAATAGGAAAAGGCAAGATCAACAGCAATGCGCCGCTCACTGTCATGATTTGTCCAGAACGAATGAGTAGTTTGTTCGATACTTTCATCGTGATAAATCCTGTTATCAAACGTCCAACTGTAATGCCTGCGTAAAAGAGGGATACCCATAGAGCGGCATCTCCTGGCGCAAGGCCTTTGCTGTTGACAAGAAAGCTGCTGCCCCACAATCCCATCGTTATTTCCACACCGCAATAAAACAAGAATGCTATAAGAGTCAATTTGACGCCTTTTATTTTCAAAGGGTTAACCTGCTGGCGCGGTTGTTCCGGTAAAACCATATCCTTGTTTGTTTCCTGATTGGTCTTGGAAAAACGATTCCATAAAGGAAGGGTAAACAAAAGGATAATGACCAAAGCAAATTGAATGATGGCAACGGTTAAATAGCCATTTCTCCAAGAACCGTGGCCTGTAATGAATTGGGACATAATGATCGGGCCAGCGGTAGCACCGACTCCCCAAAAACAATGCAGCCAGCTCATGTGATGGGCTTTGTAATGTGCTGCGACATAGTTGTTTAAGGCTGAATCTACTGCTCCTGCCCCTAATCCTAATGGAACGCAGCAAATTACCAGCCAAATCATTGACGGGGCAAACGTAAACCCTATGAGGGCAGATGCAGTCAGAATGCAGCTGATAAACGTAACGTTGCCCGTACCGAAACGTTTAATAAGTATCCCGCTTATCAGACTTGAAACGATGGTGCCTCCTGCAATCACCATATAGAGCAAGCCGGCTGTTTCGAGAGACTCTCCATAATCCATATGCATGACTGGCCATGCCGCACCCAGCAAGGAATCAGGCAAACCTAAACTAATAAAAGCCAAGTATATAATGATTAAAAAAAAGACAGCCATATTGCAGATCTCCTTTTCTAATTATCCTTCTATCATTCGGTCCAGCGCCAGATGATTTAGGCCATGCAGATAGTCTTGCTTCCAATCACTCAAAACAAAATCCGGCAGATGCTTTTCCGGGATATACGTAGCACTTTCTGATTTGATTTCAGCCAGAATTTCTTCATGAATCTCATCTTTGGAAAAAATAACGGCTGAAGGGTTAATAATTGCAGCAAAAGAAGCAATTAATCGCGCGGTGGCATCGTGCGCGTTCAAGTCGTTCGTCTTTTGCAGTGCCTGAAAAAAATTCATATCGTTATAAAGCGGCAGAAATGAAATTTCTCCCGTAAAGAACGTGCTTCCACGTACGACATCGCCGTTAATCAAGATACCTGCTCCGGGACCATTTTTTCCAAAATACAAATATACCAGTGACTGATTATCCGTTTTGCTTGTGTTGTAAAAGCCGATGACGGCAGCGTTCATGTCGTTTTCAACGATTACCGGTATGGAAAACAGCTTTTCATAATGAGTTTGTAGGTCTAGATTTTGAAAAGTATCATAATCGGGGATATGAAATATCCGTCCGTTTTCAACTGATCCGGGGACTCCAAAGGCGATCGCACCAATGTTTGGAAACTTTGATAGGACATCTTTGATGATCTTTGTCAATGAAGGAAGACCTTCCCGTAACACACTTTTCCGGGAACCTTGATCTTTTCGCTCCCCTCCGCAATTATAAATCGTGTAAACCGTTTCATCCTTTTCTAAAAAAATGGACAACAATAGCTTATGCTCAGGATTATATGTATATCGCTGCGCTCTTCTTCCCCCGCTTGATTCATCGAGACCGACTGTATGGACTTCCCCGTTTTCTTCCATTTCAGAAATAAACTTGC
This window of the Bacillus gobiensis genome carries:
- a CDS encoding MFS transporter, coding for MAVFFLIIIYLAFISLGLPDSLLGAAWPVMHMDYGESLETAGLLYMVIAGGTIVSSLISGILIKRFGTGNVTFISCILTASALIGFTFAPSMIWLVICCVPLGLGAGAVDSALNNYVAAHYKAHHMSWLHCFWGVGATAGPIIMSQFITGHGSWRNGYLTVAIIQFALVIILLFTLPLWNRFSKTNQETNKDMVLPEQPRQQVNPLKIKGVKLTLIAFLFYCGVEITMGLWGSSFLVNSKGLAPGDAALWVSLFYAGITVGRLITGFITMKVSNKLLIRSGQIMTVSGALLLILPFPIGFSLVGFMIVGLGLAPIYPCMLHETPARFGKENSQTLMGYQMAVAYSGTTFLPPFLGWVASYFSIGIFPLFILVYAITMLLCSERVNLLTQLQVYAKAQDTRV
- a CDS encoding ROK family transcriptional regulator, with product MNEHFSKPKSMKQVILHSLRKTLLQLGSATKVELSGHLDISFPTVSKFISEMEENGEVHTVGLDESSGGRRAQRYTYNPEHKLLLSIFLEKDETVYTIYNCGGERKDQGSRKSVLREGLPSLTKIIKDVLSKFPNIGAIAFGVPGSVENGRIFHIPDYDTFQNLDLQTHYEKLFSIPVIVENDMNAAVIGFYNTSKTDNQSLVYLYFGKNGPGAGILINGDVVRGSTFFTGEISFLPLYNDMNFFQALQKTNDLNAHDATARLIASFAAIINPSAVIFSKDEIHEEILAEIKSESATYIPEKHLPDFVLSDWKQDYLHGLNHLALDRMIEG